The following proteins are co-located in the Candidatus Zixiibacteriota bacterium genome:
- a CDS encoding pyridoxal-phosphate dependent enzyme, which produces MTDLTERRIDLIDDAEGKIFEFAKGVEEQRKIAADTDYPMAERLEAYEDIIDSEVGDTSLWRARNIEREVGLRQIYFKFEGSNPTGSHKDRIAFAQVLDAMRRGYDTVSIATCGNYGVAMALATSLAGLKCLIHIPQSYHSNRIREMEELGARIEKVPGDYESAVVYSQKKASQNEFYDANPGGQNVLPQMKAYGEIAYEIYDELRDAPPVVAVPVSNGTTLAGIYKGFLSLYRRGKTSKIPRMVAGSSFKKNPIIQAWLSNLESCEDLPPDKIKETRINEPLINWHSIDGDLALTAIRHSNGWASNISDKNMMTSSRLIREKEGLHVLPASTTGLVALIEKHKKESLPNDRYVIVLTGKKT; this is translated from the coding sequence ATGACGGATTTAACGGAAAGGCGGATCGATTTGATCGATGACGCTGAGGGTAAGATCTTTGAGTTTGCCAAGGGTGTTGAGGAACAGCGTAAAATCGCGGCTGATACCGATTATCCCATGGCAGAACGGTTGGAAGCCTACGAAGATATAATCGACAGTGAAGTGGGCGACACTTCGCTCTGGCGCGCCCGTAATATCGAACGTGAAGTCGGTCTGCGCCAGATCTACTTCAAGTTTGAAGGCTCTAATCCGACCGGTTCGCACAAGGATCGCATAGCCTTCGCTCAGGTGCTGGATGCCATGCGCCGGGGATATGATACCGTGAGCATTGCAACCTGTGGCAACTACGGAGTGGCTATGGCATTGGCTACCTCATTAGCCGGACTTAAGTGCCTGATTCACATTCCTCAGAGTTACCACAGTAATCGAATTCGCGAGATGGAAGAGCTGGGTGCCAGAATCGAGAAAGTCCCGGGAGACTATGAAAGCGCAGTAGTCTATTCACAGAAAAAGGCATCTCAGAACGAGTTTTACGATGCCAATCCCGGGGGACAAAACGTACTGCCTCAGATGAAAGCCTACGGAGAAATCGCTTACGAGATCTATGATGAGCTTCGAGATGCTCCTCCGGTGGTTGCTGTACCGGTTTCCAACGGCACCACCCTGGCCGGTATCTACAAAGGTTTTCTGAGTTTATACCGACGAGGAAAAACTTCAAAAATTCCCCGCATGGTGGCTGGATCATCCTTCAAGAAGAATCCAATAATTCAGGCCTGGCTGAGTAACCTTGAAAGCTGCGAAGACTTACCCCCTGACAAGATCAAGGAAACCCGGATTAATGAACCCCTGATCAACTGGCATTCAATCGATGGTGACCTTGCCCTGACTGCGATTCGCCATTCCAATGGCTGGGCTTCCAACATCAGCGATAAAAACATGATGACATCTTCCAGATTAATCCGTGAAAAGGAAGGCCTGCATGTACTGCCGGCATCTACCACAGGTTTGGTAGCGCTGATTGAGAAACATAAAAAGGAATCATTACCAAACGATCGCTATGTGATCGTTTTAACAGGAAAGAAAACATGA